One segment of Streptomyces sp. XD-27 DNA contains the following:
- a CDS encoding aminopeptidase P family protein, with protein sequence MVLSAETDHDDSERAVERQNGLRGVGSHDREVSAALAESFRHGWADTGLKLPPVPGAAHAAKRRAVVSERFPGERIVIPSGGLKARSNDFDYTFRPHSAFIHLTAEQGTQAVPDSVLVFEPIGNGHAVTLFTRPRSPRDGGANGGEFYRDRQHGEFWVGRRRTLAETADALGIETAARDDLERALGGNVATRVLRGEDTLVDALVPPAREAEAELLTFLSELRLVKDEWEVEQLRAAVGSTVAGFHDVVGELRHATTLARGERWIEGTFNRRARLDGYGLGFETIAAAGAHACVLHWMHNDGPVRDGDLLLLDAGVEADSFYTGDVTRTLPVSGRFTDVQRRVYDLVFAAQSAGIAALRPGARYGDFHDAAMRVIDEGLDDWGLRPGGEAAHAPHSMLYRRYTVCGTGHMLGLDCHDCASARSQTYLDGVLEPGHVLTVEPGLYFQPDDLTVPEELRGIGVRIEDDFLITADGAVCLSSGLPRGADEVEAWMASLR encoded by the coding sequence ATGGTACTCTCCGCCGAAACGGACCACGACGATTCGGAGCGTGCGGTGGAGCGGCAGAACGGCTTGCGCGGTGTCGGGAGTCACGACCGTGAGGTGTCGGCCGCGTTGGCCGAGTCGTTCCGGCACGGATGGGCGGATACCGGCCTGAAGCTGCCGCCCGTGCCCGGGGCGGCACACGCGGCCAAGCGGCGCGCGGTGGTGTCCGAGCGGTTCCCCGGCGAGCGGATCGTCATCCCGTCGGGTGGGCTCAAGGCCCGGAGCAACGACTTCGACTACACCTTCAGGCCGCACTCCGCGTTCATCCATCTCACCGCCGAGCAGGGTACGCAGGCGGTCCCCGACAGCGTCCTCGTCTTCGAACCCATCGGGAACGGGCACGCGGTCACCCTGTTCACCCGGCCGCGGTCGCCCCGTGACGGCGGGGCGAACGGCGGGGAGTTCTACCGCGACCGGCAGCACGGCGAGTTCTGGGTCGGGCGGCGCCGGACGCTTGCCGAGACCGCCGACGCCCTGGGCATCGAGACCGCCGCACGCGACGACCTGGAGCGGGCCCTCGGCGGGAACGTCGCGACCCGGGTGCTGCGCGGCGAGGACACGCTCGTCGACGCGCTGGTACCGCCGGCCCGCGAGGCCGAGGCCGAACTGCTCACTTTCCTCTCGGAGTTGCGGCTGGTCAAGGACGAGTGGGAGGTCGAGCAACTGCGCGCGGCCGTGGGGTCCACCGTCGCCGGGTTCCACGACGTCGTCGGCGAGCTGCGCCACGCCACGACCCTCGCGCGGGGCGAGCGCTGGATCGAGGGGACCTTCAACCGGCGGGCCCGGCTGGACGGTTACGGCCTGGGCTTCGAGACCATCGCGGCGGCGGGCGCGCACGCGTGCGTCCTGCACTGGATGCACAACGACGGGCCGGTGCGGGACGGGGACCTGCTGCTGCTGGACGCCGGTGTCGAAGCCGACTCCTTCTACACCGGCGACGTCACCCGGACGCTCCCGGTCAGCGGACGCTTCACCGATGTCCAGCGGCGGGTCTACGACCTGGTCTTCGCCGCCCAGTCGGCGGGCATCGCCGCGCTGCGGCCCGGGGCGCGGTACGGCGACTTCCACGACGCCGCGATGCGCGTCATCGACGAGGGCCTCGACGACTGGGGACTGCGGCCCGGCGGCGAGGCGGCCCACGCTCCCCACTCCATGCTGTACCGCCGGTACACCGTCTGCGGCACGGGCCACATGCTCGGCCTGGACTGCCACGACTGCGCCAGTGCCCGCAGCCAGACCTACCTGGACGGCGTGCTCGAGCCCGGGCACGTCCTCACCGTCGAGCCCGGACTGTACTTCCAGCCCGACGATCTGACGGTCCCCGAGGAGCTGCGCGGCATCGGCGTCCGGATCGAGGACGACTTCCTCATCACAGCCGACGGCGCGGTCTGCCTGTCATCGGGCCTGCCGCGCGGCGCGGACGAGGTCGAGGCCTGGATGGCGTCGCTGAGGTGA
- a CDS encoding zinc-binding dehydrogenase, whose product MPEGADLGPISTLPVAAGTALRALHRIGPILGRRVLVTGAGGGVGRFTLQLAARGGAHVTALTSDTSKAEALRKLGAHEVVTDLAALEHLEPVHGVVELVGGAHMVAAHDTLAENGVLVAAGHISGDGEQFPYGALFGNSHRHNRQIATYFLLDDAVGLGADLTWLATLTARGELDPQVALRTDWTQVARAAAELAGRRVPGKAVIDVH is encoded by the coding sequence GTGCCTGAGGGAGCCGATCTCGGCCCGATCAGCACGCTGCCGGTCGCGGCGGGCACGGCCCTGCGCGCCCTGCACCGGATCGGTCCGATCCTGGGGCGGCGCGTCCTGGTGACCGGCGCGGGCGGCGGCGTGGGTCGCTTCACCCTGCAGCTCGCCGCCCGGGGCGGCGCGCACGTCACCGCGCTGACCAGCGATACGTCGAAGGCCGAGGCACTGCGCAAGCTCGGCGCCCACGAGGTCGTCACCGACCTGGCCGCGCTCGAGCATCTCGAACCGGTGCATGGCGTGGTCGAACTGGTCGGCGGCGCCCATATGGTCGCCGCACACGACACCCTCGCCGAGAACGGAGTGCTGGTGGCTGCGGGGCACATATCCGGCGACGGCGAGCAGTTCCCCTACGGAGCCCTCTTCGGCAACTCCCATCGCCACAACCGCCAGATCGCCACCTACTTCCTGCTGGACGATGCCGTCGGGCTGGGCGCGGACCTCACCTGGCTCGCCACACTCACCGCCCGCGGCGAGCTGGACCCGCAAGTCGCCCTGCGCACCGACTGGACCCAGGTGGCACGGGCAGCCGCCGAACTGGCAGGCCGCCGCGTGCCGGGCAAAGCCGTCATCGATGTCCACTGA
- a CDS encoding CsbD family protein, which translates to MAKGKAKAKQAKGKIKETLGKATGDRSLQAEGQGEQLTGKAREAAEEAAEKARKRTGR; encoded by the coding sequence ATGGCAAAAGGCAAGGCCAAGGCGAAGCAGGCGAAGGGCAAGATCAAGGAGACCCTGGGCAAGGCGACGGGCGACAGGTCCCTGCAAGCCGAGGGCCAGGGCGAGCAACTGACCGGCAAGGCGCGGGAGGCGGCGGAAGAGGCAGCCGAAAAGGCCCGCAAGAGGACCGGCCGCTGA
- the arsB gene encoding ACR3 family arsenite efflux transporter, with protein sequence MTRTDSPGRSDPTIPAEAGIVGKLSTLDRFLAVWILAAMTLGLGLGRAIPGMDDALAKVEIGGISLPIALGLLIMMYPVLAKVRYDKLDAVTGDRKLMISSLVINWLLGPAVMFALAWVFLADLPEYRTGLIIVGLARCIAMVVIWNDLACGDREAAAVLVALNSVFQVLAFGLLGWFYLDLLPGWLGLGDGEHLDISTGKIALNVVIFLGVPLAAGFLTRRLGERKLGREGYEQTFLPKIGPFALYGLLFTIVVLFALQGDTITNRPLDVARIAVPLLVYFAVMWFGTFALGKAIGLAYDRTATLAFTAAGNNFELAIAVAIGTFGVTSGQALSGVVGPLIEVPVLVALVYVSLAWRKTFRDRADEGVGP encoded by the coding sequence GTGACCAGGACGGATTCCCCCGGCCGCAGTGACCCGACGATCCCGGCAGAGGCCGGGATCGTCGGCAAGTTGTCGACACTCGACCGCTTCCTCGCGGTGTGGATCCTCGCCGCGATGACCCTCGGTCTCGGCCTCGGGCGGGCCATCCCGGGCATGGACGACGCCCTGGCCAAGGTCGAGATCGGCGGGATCTCCCTCCCGATCGCCCTCGGTCTGCTGATCATGATGTACCCGGTCCTGGCCAAGGTCCGCTACGACAAGCTCGACGCGGTCACCGGCGACCGGAAGCTCATGATCTCCTCGCTGGTGATCAACTGGCTGCTCGGCCCGGCGGTCATGTTCGCCCTCGCATGGGTCTTCCTGGCGGACCTGCCCGAGTACCGCACGGGCCTGATCATCGTCGGCCTGGCACGCTGCATTGCCATGGTCGTCATCTGGAACGACCTGGCCTGCGGCGACCGCGAGGCCGCCGCCGTCCTGGTGGCCCTGAACTCGGTCTTCCAGGTCCTGGCCTTCGGCCTGCTCGGCTGGTTCTACCTCGACCTGCTGCCCGGCTGGCTCGGCCTCGGCGACGGCGAGCACCTCGACATCTCCACGGGGAAGATCGCCCTCAACGTCGTCATCTTCCTCGGCGTCCCACTGGCGGCCGGGTTCCTGACCCGCCGTCTGGGCGAGAGGAAGCTGGGCCGGGAGGGCTACGAGCAGACGTTCCTGCCGAAGATCGGTCCGTTCGCCCTGTACGGGCTGCTCTTCACCATCGTGGTCCTCTTCGCCCTCCAGGGCGACACCATCACCAACCGGCCCCTGGACGTGGCCCGGATCGCGGTGCCGCTGCTGGTGTACTTCGCGGTGATGTGGTTCGGCACCTTCGCCCTCGGCAAGGCCATCGGCCTGGCCTACGACCGCACCGCCACCCTCGCGTTCACCGCGGCGGGCAACAACTTCGAGCTGGCCATCGCCGTCGCCATCGGCACCTTCGGCGTCACCTCCGGCCAGGCCCTCTCGGGTGTCGTAGGGCCCCTGATCGAGGTTCCGGTGCTCGTGGCGCTGGTGTATGTCTCCCTCGCGTGGCGGAAGACGTTCCGCGACCGCGCCGACGAGGGAGTGGGCCCATGA
- a CDS encoding helix-turn-helix transcriptional regulator, producing MLTSVDTELLRVLADPLRLRIVHLLARETLCTTHLVEETGARQTNLSNHLRVLREAGVVDTEPCGRFTYYKLRPDVIAALAGQFAELAETARTTRDTARKRSCP from the coding sequence ATGCTGACGTCAGTCGACACTGAACTGTTGCGGGTCCTCGCGGACCCGCTCCGGCTCCGGATCGTCCATCTGCTGGCCCGCGAGACGCTGTGCACCACCCACCTGGTGGAGGAGACCGGCGCCCGGCAGACGAACCTCTCGAACCATCTGAGGGTGCTGCGGGAGGCCGGGGTCGTGGACACCGAGCCGTGTGGCCGGTTCACGTACTACAAGCTCCGGCCCGACGTCATCGCCGCACTGGCCGGCCAGTTCGCCGAGCTCGCCGAGACCGCCCGTACGACCCGCGACACCGCACGAAAGAGGTCCTGCCCGTGA
- a CDS encoding enoyl-CoA hydratase/isomerase family protein translates to MSGTLTVEERGNVLLATIDNPPHALLDAAIHMELAALARRADEDPDVGAVVLTGAHPSRFVAHFDVSLVLANAESSPPMSPKAVHAALKAVGAALRVPGAQEALRRSPAAGLAVMERMRQVSLGIERCAAVWIAALNGHVGGGGCELALACDMRLMADGDHCIAQPEIFLGFPPGGGGTQRLTRLLGRAAALRLCLDGGPLSPKEALDIGLVDEVVDPDLLVERAVEVAARLGRRPKAAIGAIKRSVNIGGSLPLVDGLRLEAAEFLSAITTPEAITAMKAYAAATEELGDLPASDPRVVDEVLERGRFA, encoded by the coding sequence ATGAGCGGCACGCTCACGGTGGAGGAGCGGGGAAACGTCCTGCTGGCGACCATCGACAACCCGCCCCATGCGCTGCTGGACGCGGCGATCCACATGGAGCTGGCGGCGCTGGCCCGACGCGCGGACGAGGATCCCGACGTCGGGGCGGTCGTCCTCACCGGCGCGCACCCCTCGCGCTTCGTCGCGCACTTCGACGTCAGTCTCGTCCTCGCGAACGCCGAATCCTCGCCACCGATGAGCCCCAAGGCGGTCCACGCCGCCCTGAAGGCCGTCGGCGCGGCCCTGCGGGTGCCGGGCGCACAGGAGGCACTGCGCCGCAGCCCGGCGGCGGGGCTGGCGGTGATGGAACGCATGCGCCAGGTCAGTCTGGGGATCGAGCGATGCGCGGCCGTGTGGATCGCGGCCCTCAACGGGCACGTGGGCGGCGGCGGTTGCGAGCTCGCCCTGGCCTGCGACATGCGGCTCATGGCCGACGGCGACCACTGCATCGCCCAGCCCGAGATCTTCCTCGGCTTCCCGCCCGGCGGCGGGGGAACCCAGCGGCTCACGCGGCTGCTGGGCCGGGCCGCCGCGCTGCGCCTGTGCCTGGACGGCGGGCCGCTCAGCCCGAAGGAGGCGCTGGACATCGGGCTCGTCGACGAGGTCGTCGACCCGGACCTGCTGGTCGAACGAGCGGTCGAGGTGGCCGCCCGGCTCGGGCGGCGCCCGAAGGCGGCCATCGGCGCGATCAAACGCTCCGTCAACATCGGCGGATCCCTGCCGCTCGTGGACGGACTGCGCCTGGAGGCGGCGGAGTTCCTGAGCGCGATCACCACGCCGGAGGCGATCACGGCGATGAAGGCCTACGCGGCGGCGACGGAGGAACTGGGCGATCTCCCGGCGTCCGACCCCCGCGTCGTCGACGAGGTCCTCGAGCGCGGACGGTTCGCCTGA
- a CDS encoding trans-acting enoyl reductase family protein, with product MAGRIVVFGATGYTGELVARALVAQGARPVLAGRSARRLERLAAELGGELGGLETAVAEADRPRTVRQLVDRGDVLISTVGPFDRWGDPAVEAAIGAGATYLDSSAEQRFIRRVFEHFGPPAAAAECGLLTAFGFEWAPGHLAGALALREAGPDAVRVDIGYFPHGGGKSRGTRASLKGFMLEPSFGFRGGRLRSERTGARMRAFDIGCSTPRYGASVGGSEHFGLPAAHPELRDIDVILGSFGALSRAMPLLSVGIAAAARIRPVKAGLAAILDRQAAGPFVGPDATARERNGTTVVAEAFSSAGHLLARATLRGVNGYTFTANFLAWGAMTAARHGVQGVGALTPLAAFGLDALHSGVTEAGLTRAEDHRR from the coding sequence ATGGCCGGCCGGATCGTGGTCTTCGGAGCGACGGGCTACACCGGGGAGCTCGTCGCCCGCGCCCTCGTCGCCCAGGGAGCCCGCCCCGTCCTCGCCGGCCGCTCCGCCCGGCGGCTGGAGCGGCTCGCCGCCGAGCTCGGCGGCGAGCTCGGCGGCCTGGAGACCGCCGTCGCCGAGGCGGACCGCCCGCGTACGGTGCGGCAGCTCGTGGACCGCGGTGACGTGCTGATCTCCACGGTGGGCCCGTTCGACCGCTGGGGCGACCCGGCGGTCGAGGCGGCGATCGGGGCCGGAGCGACCTATCTCGACTCGTCCGCGGAGCAGCGCTTCATCCGCCGCGTGTTCGAGCACTTCGGGCCGCCGGCGGCTGCCGCCGAATGCGGCCTGCTCACCGCCTTCGGCTTCGAGTGGGCGCCCGGCCACCTCGCCGGAGCCCTGGCTCTGCGCGAGGCCGGGCCGGACGCAGTGCGGGTGGACATCGGGTACTTCCCCCACGGCGGCGGAAAGAGCCGCGGCACACGGGCGAGCCTGAAGGGCTTCATGCTCGAACCGTCCTTCGGCTTCCGTGGCGGGCGGCTCCGCTCGGAGCGTACGGGTGCCCGGATGAGAGCCTTCGACATCGGCTGCTCCACGCCGCGGTACGGGGCCAGCGTCGGCGGTTCGGAGCACTTCGGGCTGCCCGCGGCGCACCCGGAGCTGCGCGACATCGACGTCATCCTCGGATCGTTCGGGGCGCTGTCCCGGGCGATGCCGCTGCTGTCGGTCGGCATCGCGGCGGCCGCCCGGATCCGGCCCGTCAAGGCCGGGCTCGCCGCGATCCTGGACCGGCAGGCGGCGGGCCCCTTCGTCGGCCCGGACGCCACGGCACGCGAGCGGAACGGTACGACGGTGGTGGCGGAGGCGTTCTCCTCCGCGGGGCACCTGCTCGCCCGCGCCACGCTGCGCGGCGTGAACGGGTACACCTTCACCGCCAACTTCCTCGCCTGGGGAGCGATGACCGCGGCGCGGCACGGCGTACAGGGAGTCGGAGCGCTCACCCCGCTGGCCGCGTTCGGACTCGACGCCCTCCACTCGGGCGTCACGGAGGCCGGCCTCACGCGCGCGGAGGACCATAGGCGGTAG
- a CDS encoding YitT family protein, producing MKQDLTYLRLAERPLRRLPQLFIGLGLYGFSIALTVRSALGVSPWSVLNEGLERRTALSFGMVSALVGVLVLLLWIPLRQRPTFGTGANVIVVACSSDLGLWLVPEHLGLPARVGLLVGGVLLNGLSVAVYVGARLGPGPRDGLMTGASAATGRSIRLVRTVIELTVLALGRLLGGSVGVGTVLYALAVGPTAQFFLPWFAYRGTTERAVDAAPAEEPSPAER from the coding sequence ATGAAGCAGGACCTCACCTACCTCCGTCTGGCCGAGCGGCCGCTGCGGCGCCTGCCCCAGCTGTTCATCGGCCTCGGTCTGTACGGATTCAGCATCGCGCTCACCGTCCGGTCCGCGCTGGGCGTCAGCCCCTGGAGCGTGCTGAACGAGGGTCTGGAACGCCGCACCGCCCTGAGCTTCGGCATGGTCAGCGCCCTCGTGGGCGTGCTCGTGCTGTTGCTGTGGATCCCCCTCAGACAGCGGCCGACGTTCGGCACCGGCGCCAACGTCATCGTCGTGGCGTGCTCGTCCGACCTGGGCCTCTGGCTCGTTCCCGAGCACCTCGGCCTCCCCGCCCGGGTCGGTCTGCTCGTCGGCGGTGTCCTGCTCAACGGGCTGTCCGTGGCCGTCTACGTCGGCGCGCGCCTGGGGCCCGGGCCCCGGGACGGGCTGATGACCGGCGCGTCGGCCGCGACCGGGCGTTCCATCCGGCTCGTCCGCACCGTGATCGAGCTCACCGTGCTCGCCCTGGGCCGGCTGCTGGGCGGCAGCGTGGGCGTCGGCACCGTGCTGTACGCGCTCGCGGTCGGGCCGACCGCCCAGTTCTTCCTGCCCTGGTTCGCCTACCGCGGCACTACGGAACGCGCGGTGGACGCGGCACCCGCCGAGGAGCCGAGTCCGGCGGAACGGTGA
- a CDS encoding APC family permease produces the protein MSKPSTAGDLPEELQRRLGVFDAVVIGLGAMIGAGIFAALAPAARAAGSGLLLGLAVAAVVAYCNATSSARLAARYPASGGTYVYGRERLGDFWGYLAGWAFVVGKTASCAAMALTVGSYVWPGQAHATAVAAVVALTAVNYAGVQKSAWLTRAVVAVVLAVLAAVAVSALTSGDADTARLDVGGDATLGGVLQAAGMLFFAFAGYARVATLGEEVRDPARTIPRAIPLALGITLAAYAVVATAVLMVLGPQRLAEAAAPLSDAVRAAGADHLAPVVRVGAAVAALGSLLALILGVSRTTLAMARDRHLPHALAAVHPRFKVPHRAELAVGAVVAVVAATADVRGAIGFSSFGVLAYYAVANAAAWTLAPAEGRPPRVVPVVGLAGCLVLAFALPVSSVVSGAAVLVVGAAAYGARRTIAARRTL, from the coding sequence ATGAGCAAGCCGTCGACCGCCGGAGACCTCCCGGAGGAGTTGCAGCGGCGGTTGGGGGTGTTCGACGCGGTGGTGATCGGCCTGGGGGCCATGATCGGCGCCGGGATCTTCGCCGCGCTGGCCCCGGCGGCGCGTGCCGCCGGGTCGGGGCTGCTGCTCGGCCTGGCGGTGGCGGCCGTCGTGGCGTACTGCAACGCGACCTCCTCCGCGCGGCTGGCCGCCCGCTACCCGGCCTCCGGCGGCACCTACGTCTACGGCCGCGAGCGGCTCGGCGACTTCTGGGGCTACCTGGCTGGCTGGGCGTTCGTCGTCGGCAAGACCGCCTCCTGCGCGGCCATGGCGCTGACCGTCGGTTCGTACGTCTGGCCCGGCCAGGCCCACGCCACCGCGGTGGCCGCCGTCGTGGCGCTCACCGCCGTGAACTACGCCGGGGTGCAGAAGTCCGCCTGGCTGACGCGGGCCGTCGTCGCGGTCGTCCTGGCCGTGCTCGCCGCCGTGGCGGTGTCCGCGCTCACCTCCGGCGACGCGGACACCGCACGGCTGGACGTCGGCGGCGACGCCACCCTCGGCGGAGTACTCCAGGCGGCGGGCATGCTGTTCTTCGCCTTCGCCGGATACGCGCGCGTCGCCACCCTCGGCGAGGAGGTCCGCGACCCGGCCCGCACCATCCCGCGCGCCATCCCCCTCGCGCTCGGCATCACCCTGGCTGCGTACGCCGTCGTCGCCACCGCGGTCCTCATGGTGCTGGGTCCGCAGCGGCTGGCGGAGGCCGCCGCACCGCTGTCGGACGCCGTACGCGCCGCGGGCGCGGACCATCTGGCGCCGGTCGTCCGCGTCGGCGCCGCCGTCGCCGCGCTCGGCTCCCTCCTGGCGCTGATCCTCGGCGTCTCCCGTACGACGCTGGCCATGGCCCGCGACCGCCACCTGCCGCATGCCCTGGCCGCCGTCCACCCGCGCTTCAAGGTGCCCCACCGGGCCGAACTCGCGGTCGGCGCGGTCGTGGCGGTGGTCGCGGCGACCGCGGACGTACGCGGGGCGATCGGCTTCTCGTCCTTCGGCGTGCTGGCCTACTACGCCGTCGCCAACGCCGCCGCGTGGACCCTCGCCCCGGCCGAGGGCCGGCCGCCGCGCGTCGTCCCCGTGGTCGGACTGGCCGGCTGCCTGGTCCTGGCCTTCGCGCTGCCGGTCTCCTCCGTGGTCTCCGGCGCCGCGGTGCTCGTCGTCGGCGCCGCCGCGTACGGGGCGCGCCGTACGATCGCCGCCCGCCGGACGCTCTGA
- a CDS encoding helix-turn-helix transcriptional regulator — MSVAEGSVRDVLAANLKQVRTQRGLSLSELSRRSKIGKATLSQLESGTGNPTIETVFSLSRVLEVPISDLVDRRPSDGVTVVRAADVELLSGEGVDLRPLRRIESGDSMFEVYDQQVRAGCTQESLGHTGTEHTVVQAGRLGVRVNGRTVELGPGDYVGFDAAMPHSYTALDGAVRSVLLLHYRAEQRLHLSDPGPNACGPGDSAWPPPQDTASS; from the coding sequence GTGAGCGTCGCCGAGGGATCGGTCCGGGACGTGCTGGCCGCCAATCTGAAGCAGGTGAGGACCCAGCGGGGACTGTCGCTGTCCGAGCTGTCCCGGCGGTCGAAGATCGGCAAGGCGACCCTGTCGCAGCTGGAATCGGGCACGGGCAACCCCACCATCGAAACCGTGTTCAGCCTCTCGCGCGTCCTGGAGGTGCCGATCTCCGACCTGGTGGACCGGCGGCCCTCCGACGGGGTGACCGTCGTCCGCGCCGCCGACGTCGAGCTCCTCAGCGGCGAGGGCGTCGACCTGCGTCCGCTGCGCCGCATCGAGTCCGGCGACTCCATGTTCGAGGTCTACGACCAGCAGGTACGGGCCGGTTGCACGCAGGAGTCACTCGGCCACACCGGCACCGAGCACACCGTGGTCCAGGCGGGCAGGCTCGGCGTGCGGGTGAACGGCCGCACGGTGGAGCTGGGACCCGGCGACTACGTGGGGTTCGACGCGGCGATGCCGCACTCCTACACGGCCCTCGACGGTGCCGTGCGCTCGGTGCTGCTGCTGCACTACCGCGCGGAACAGCGGCTGCACCTGAGCGATCCCGGCCCGAACGCCTGCGGCCCCGGCGACTCGGCCTGGCCACCGCCGCAGGACACCGCCTCGTCATGA
- a CDS encoding DUF6480 family protein: MTEQSPDPDRSRDAGQPGAGVPPGETPPGESSMSGAGPRETYNPTKGWAKGPTVAILLLVLVFVAFCVAFIVALL; the protein is encoded by the coding sequence ATGACGGAGCAAAGCCCTGATCCAGATCGTTCGCGCGACGCCGGACAGCCCGGCGCGGGCGTGCCGCCCGGTGAGACGCCGCCCGGCGAGTCGAGCATGTCGGGGGCGGGGCCGCGGGAGACCTACAACCCCACCAAGGGGTGGGCCAAGGGGCCCACCGTCGCGATCCTCCTGCTGGTCCTGGTCTTCGTCGCCTTCTGCGTGGCCTTCATCGTGGCGCTGCTGTGA
- a CDS encoding site-specific integrase → MADDVYRISEQVNQTTRQYGRLKHRKVGEYHDVPLPTRIKDTIEYADKYGTVDGYLLRHPQDPSKTLPYYYLSNQWKRIKRAGEVDIPEGMVLYGFRHFFASTCLTNGIPITDVAEWMGHKCRRCLGRTARRGHRFDRRRA, encoded by the coding sequence GTGGCTGACGACGTCTACCGGATCTCCGAGCAGGTGAACCAGACCACCAGGCAGTACGGGCGGCTCAAGCATCGGAAGGTTGGCGAGTACCACGACGTCCCCCTCCCCACACGGATCAAGGACACCATCGAGTACGCCGACAAGTACGGCACCGTCGACGGGTACCTGCTCCGGCATCCACAGGACCCCAGCAAGACCCTCCCGTACTACTACCTCTCGAACCAGTGGAAGAGGATCAAGAGGGCTGGTGAGGTGGACATCCCGGAAGGAATGGTCCTGTACGGATTCCGGCACTTCTTCGCCTCGACCTGCTTGACCAACGGCATCCCGATCACCGACGTCGCTGAGTGGATGGGACACAAGTGCCGAAGGTGCCTGGGCCGAACTGCGCGCCGTGGACACCGATTTGATCGGCGCCGTGCCTGA
- a CDS encoding PLP-dependent aminotransferase family protein produces MADSNAVPPPRGMERGDRALGGRQLAAMLPDPVGARPAYRHLARAIGALILDGRIALHVRLPAERELAAALNTSRATVTAVYDLLRERGYAHSRQGSGTWTDLPEGRRPNGVNRLLGTADTAIDLARAAPGLPGQALVDALAQVAPRLADHAHTPGYHPYGLPELRAAVAERFTRRGLATVPEQILVTSGAQHALTLVLGLLCRPGDRVVAENPSYPNALDALRRARLRTVPVPVTDTGWDLDVVESAFRQAVPRLAYLIPDFHNPTGCLMPDQERARLLRAARRSGTWLVVDETLADLALDVPAPPPLASRAAPGDAGQVITVGSMSKTHWAGLRIGWLRAPARLVTELAGQRVATDMGGSVLDQLLALTLLARAGELLPPRLEQLREQRAALAAALTEHLPRWTWRLPPGGLSLWVDLGEPVAPALAERARDYGVRIEGGGAFATDPGVFEQRLRIPYTTPPDTLREAVRRMAAALADGPSPKPADRRPHWIA; encoded by the coding sequence ATGGCCGACTCGAACGCGGTTCCGCCGCCGCGGGGCATGGAGCGCGGCGACCGGGCGCTGGGCGGCCGGCAGCTCGCCGCCATGCTGCCCGACCCGGTCGGCGCGCGGCCCGCCTACCGCCACCTGGCGCGGGCGATCGGCGCGCTGATCCTGGACGGGCGGATCGCGTTGCACGTCAGGCTCCCCGCCGAGCGGGAACTGGCCGCCGCCCTGAACACCAGCAGAGCCACCGTCACCGCCGTGTACGACCTGCTGCGCGAGCGCGGCTACGCGCACAGCCGGCAGGGCTCCGGTACGTGGACGGACCTGCCGGAAGGCCGCAGGCCCAACGGCGTCAACCGGCTCCTCGGCACCGCGGACACCGCGATCGACCTGGCCCGGGCCGCGCCCGGACTGCCGGGGCAGGCGCTCGTCGACGCGCTCGCCCAGGTCGCTCCGCGGCTGGCGGACCACGCGCACACCCCCGGCTACCACCCCTACGGCCTTCCGGAGCTGCGCGCCGCCGTCGCCGAGCGCTTCACCCGGCGGGGCCTGGCCACCGTGCCCGAGCAGATCCTCGTGACCTCCGGCGCCCAGCACGCGCTCACGCTGGTCCTGGGGCTGCTGTGCCGGCCCGGCGATCGCGTCGTGGCCGAGAACCCGTCGTACCCGAACGCTCTGGACGCCCTGCGCCGGGCCCGGCTGCGCACCGTGCCGGTCCCGGTGACCGACACCGGCTGGGATCTCGACGTCGTCGAGTCGGCCTTTCGTCAGGCGGTGCCCCGACTTGCCTACCTGATCCCCGACTTCCACAACCCGACCGGTTGCCTCATGCCCGATCAGGAGCGCGCGCGCCTCCTGCGCGCCGCTCGGCGCTCCGGCACCTGGCTGGTCGTCGACGAGACCCTGGCCGACCTCGCCCTGGACGTTCCGGCCCCGCCACCGCTGGCCTCCCGCGCCGCGCCCGGCGACGCCGGCCAGGTCATCACCGTCGGCTCGATGAGCAAGACCCACTGGGCGGGGCTGCGGATCGGCTGGCTGCGCGCCCCGGCGCGGCTCGTCACCGAGCTCGCCGGCCAGCGGGTCGCCACCGACATGGGCGGCTCGGTGCTGGACCAGCTCCTGGCCCTCACCCTGCTGGCGCGGGCCGGGGAACTGCTGCCGCCCCGCCTGGAGCAGCTGCGCGAGCAGCGCGCCGCCCTGGCCGCCGCCCTGACCGAGCACCTCCCGCGGTGGACCTGGCGGCTGCCGCCCGGCGGACTGTCGCTCTGGGTCGACCTGGGCGAGCCCGTCGCCCCGGCCCTGGCCGAGCGGGCACGGGACTACGGGGTGCGGATCGAGGGTGGTGGCGCCTTCGCCACCGACCCGGGCGTCTTCGAACAGCGCCTCCGCATCCCGTACACCACGCCTCCGGACACCCTGCGCGAGGCGGTGCGCCGTATGGCGGCCGCCCTCGCGGACGGACCGTCACCGAAGCCCGCCGACCGGCGCCCGCACTGGATCGCCTGA